From the genome of Geobacter sp. SVR, one region includes:
- a CDS encoding MFS transporter, which produces MDKSTGSRLHYAWVVAGVTFLTLLVTAGIRSTPGVLIVPIEHEFGWSRATISVAISLNLLLYGLMGPFAAAFFDKFGVRRTMTMALLLLTIGVCATTFITRPWHMILIWGVVVGCGAGMTAYSLSATVVSRWFHTSQGTVLGVLTASTATGQLLFLPFLAQLAHHHGWRQAAFAIACAALAILPLVACFMRNHPRDKGLLAYGETPGDDIASDTSAVQRSNPFQVAIQGLRRGLVSRDFWLLAGSFFICGASTNGLIGTHLIPACVDHGITEVRAAGLLALMGILDLFGTTFSGWLSDRYNSRYLLCCYYGLRGLSLLGLPQALAGPEWGLSAFAIFYGLDWIATVPPTVKLTAEAFGRASVGIMFGWIFASHQIGAALAATFAGSVRTYLGDYMIAFLLSGLICLLAAGLVLRINRQPAPAAETVAGAEEPAS; this is translated from the coding sequence ATGGACAAATCAACGGGAAGCAGGCTGCATTATGCCTGGGTAGTGGCCGGGGTTACCTTTCTGACCCTGTTGGTGACTGCCGGGATCAGATCGACACCGGGGGTGCTGATTGTCCCTATCGAGCATGAATTCGGCTGGTCCAGGGCCACCATCTCCGTGGCAATTTCGCTTAACCTGCTGCTGTACGGCCTGATGGGGCCCTTTGCGGCTGCTTTTTTCGACAAATTCGGCGTGCGCCGCACCATGACGATGGCATTGCTGTTGTTGACGATCGGGGTCTGCGCCACGACCTTCATTACCCGTCCCTGGCACATGATCCTGATCTGGGGAGTGGTGGTCGGATGCGGCGCCGGGATGACCGCCTACAGCCTGAGTGCCACCGTTGTCAGCCGCTGGTTTCACACGTCGCAGGGCACCGTGCTGGGAGTTCTGACTGCCAGCACCGCAACCGGCCAGCTGCTGTTCCTCCCCTTTCTGGCACAATTGGCCCACCACCACGGCTGGCGGCAGGCGGCCTTTGCCATTGCCTGCGCCGCCTTGGCCATTCTACCGCTGGTGGCCTGCTTCATGCGCAACCACCCCCGGGACAAGGGGCTGCTTGCCTATGGCGAAACCCCGGGTGACGATATCGCTTCCGATACGTCGGCCGTCCAGCGCAGCAATCCTTTTCAGGTGGCCATACAGGGGCTGCGGCGCGGTCTGGTGTCGCGCGATTTCTGGCTTCTGGCCGGCAGTTTTTTTATCTGCGGCGCCAGCACCAACGGCCTGATCGGCACCCACCTCATTCCTGCCTGTGTCGATCACGGCATCACCGAAGTACGGGCCGCGGGACTGCTGGCCCTGATGGGGATACTGGACCTGTTCGGCACGACCTTTTCCGGCTGGCTCTCGGACCGCTACAACAGCCGTTACCTGCTCTGCTGCTACTACGGCCTGCGCGGCCTGTCGCTCCTGGGGCTGCCGCAGGCGCTGGCAGGCCCGGAATGGGGGCTCTCGGCCTTTGCGATTTTCTACGGGCTGGACTGGATCGCCACGGTACCCCCCACGGTAAAGCTCACCGCAGAGGCCTTTGGTCGGGCCAGCGTGGGGATCATGTTCGGCTGGATCTTTGCCAGCCACCAGATCGGGGCGGCTTTGGCGGCAACCTTTGCCGGCAGCGTGCGCACCTACCTGGGGGATTACATGATCGCCTTCCTCTTGTCCGGCCTGATCTGCCTGCTGGCCGCCGGACTGGTGCTGCGGATCAATCGGCAGCCCGCTCCGGCTGCAGAGACGGTTGCCGGCGCAGAGGAACCGGCCTCCTGA
- a CDS encoding MarR family winged helix-turn-helix transcriptional regulator → MSTKCHRQKPSACMCVNVRRASRAVTRIYDQALEPSGLKVTQFSLLKNIEAHGPLNISTLAKVLMLDRTTLVRNLKPLENAGFIENSPSADPRERQVGITGQGRVVVKAALPRWQEVQRQMAGHIGAENMQLLAQLASALEDLAGGHETFPE, encoded by the coding sequence ATGAGCACGAAGTGCCACAGACAGAAGCCCAGCGCATGCATGTGCGTGAATGTCCGCCGGGCATCGCGGGCGGTAACCAGGATCTACGATCAGGCCCTGGAACCGAGCGGCCTGAAGGTGACCCAGTTTTCGCTGCTGAAGAATATTGAGGCGCATGGACCGCTCAATATCAGCACCCTGGCAAAGGTGCTGATGCTGGACAGAACCACCCTGGTGAGAAACCTGAAACCGCTGGAAAACGCCGGGTTCATCGAAAATAGCCCTTCGGCCGACCCGCGAGAACGGCAGGTCGGCATTACCGGACAGGGGCGAGTGGTCGTCAAAGCGGCCCTGCCGCGCTGGCAGGAGGTGCAGCGGCAGATGGCCGGTCACATCGGTGCGGAAAATATGCAGCTGCTGGCGCAGCTGGCCAGCGCGCTGGAAGATCTTGCCGGCGGTCACGAAACATTTCCGGAGTGA
- a CDS encoding radical SAM protein: protein MPQYVEPLFRPPSEARSLIFQITIGCSQNRCAFCGMYKGKQFRVRPVEEILEEIAEIPERFRPRIDRVFLADGDALVYPFEGLATILDALCTTFPGLTRVGAYASPNSLTTKDAAQLSVLRGKRLRILYFGLESGDDQTLLSVNKGYTADRMAELTLMSRQAGLKLSVTAILGLAGRMRSLDHARATAEWVNRVNPEYFSLLTLFHRHNEPFIGSLDQCTRRELMLEAREMLLRLNPQRTILRSNHVSNFLNLEGSYPKDRQRLVADVDAALARAALYPGFLDAVPEYSEEYF from the coding sequence ATGCCCCAATACGTCGAACCGCTCTTCCGTCCCCCCAGCGAGGCCCGCAGCCTGATCTTCCAGATCACGATCGGCTGTTCCCAGAACCGTTGCGCATTCTGCGGCATGTACAAGGGGAAGCAGTTTCGGGTGCGGCCGGTGGAAGAGATCCTGGAAGAGATCGCTGAAATCCCCGAGCGCTTCCGTCCGCGCATCGACCGGGTCTTCCTGGCTGACGGCGATGCCCTGGTCTATCCCTTTGAAGGGCTCGCAACCATACTCGATGCCTTGTGCACCACCTTTCCCGGCCTCACCCGCGTCGGTGCCTACGCCTCCCCCAACAGCCTCACCACCAAAGACGCTGCGCAGCTCTCGGTTCTGCGCGGAAAACGGCTGCGGATCCTGTATTTCGGCCTGGAATCGGGGGACGATCAGACGCTGCTCTCGGTGAACAAGGGCTATACCGCCGACAGGATGGCGGAGCTGACCCTCATGTCGCGCCAGGCAGGCCTGAAGCTGTCGGTCACCGCCATACTGGGGCTGGCTGGCCGGATGCGCAGCCTCGATCATGCCCGGGCCACCGCGGAGTGGGTAAACCGTGTCAATCCCGAATACTTCTCCCTTCTGACCCTGTTCCACCGCCACAACGAGCCTTTCATCGGCTCACTCGATCAGTGTACGCGGCGCGAGCTCATGCTCGAAGCCCGCGAGATGCTCCTGCGCCTCAATCCGCAGCGTACCATCCTCAGGTCCAACCATGTCTCCAATTTCCTCAACCTGGAAGGGAGCTATCCCAAAGACCGCCAACGGCTCGTGGCCGACGTGGATGCCGCCCTGGCCCGGGCCGCTCTGTATCCCGGATTCCTGGATGCAGTGCCCGAGTACTCCGAAGAGTATTTTTGA
- a CDS encoding response regulator transcription factor codes for MTSKTQNPLQGLRVVVVEDSDELRLFLTVGLSDFGHQVRGVADGQALDDALAKAPADVVILDIGLPGEDGVAIARRLRSTCRCGIVMVTCCGQVDDRVHSFESGADLYFVKPVDLRELDAGLRSLAYRLSGQLQSVWRLNAIRSKLFTPDGVEIPLGAQELIFLRRLSESPGENVLRSDIFAALGQPNDHYADRRLETLICRLRARVRAATPDWELPVRSRHNLGYAFLAEIEHQ; via the coding sequence ATGACGAGTAAAACTCAGAACCCTTTGCAGGGACTTCGCGTCGTTGTCGTCGAAGACAGCGACGAATTACGTCTGTTTCTGACGGTGGGCTTGAGCGATTTCGGGCACCAGGTGCGGGGGGTGGCGGATGGCCAGGCCCTGGATGACGCGCTGGCAAAGGCGCCGGCCGATGTGGTGATCCTGGATATCGGCCTGCCGGGCGAGGATGGCGTGGCGATCGCCAGGCGCCTGCGCTCTACCTGCAGGTGCGGCATCGTGATGGTAACCTGCTGTGGACAGGTGGACGACCGGGTGCACAGTTTCGAGAGCGGTGCTGATCTGTATTTCGTCAAGCCGGTCGACCTGCGTGAACTGGATGCCGGATTGAGAAGCCTGGCGTACCGGCTTTCCGGCCAGCTCCAGTCTGTCTGGCGCCTTAATGCGATACGTTCGAAACTGTTTACGCCGGATGGTGTGGAAATACCGCTGGGCGCCCAGGAATTGATCTTTCTGCGCAGGCTGAGCGAATCCCCCGGTGAGAATGTCCTGCGCAGCGATATCTTCGCGGCGCTCGGACAGCCGAACGACCATTATGCGGACAGACGCCTGGAGACGCTGATCTGCCGGCTGCGGGCACGGGTCCGGGCAGCGACCCCCGACTGGGAACTGCCGGTACGTTCCCGCCATAACCTGGGCTACGCCTTTCTCGCGGAAATCGAACATCAGTGA
- a CDS encoding hybrid sensor histidine kinase/response regulator produces the protein MKNLSPKKRLPSQWIMLGMTLLLLGAPMGLNLYLERGRITSRVQERLVTQARVIQKNLAWNLDATNKVLSDIQQELSRNGKNTYTARQLGVITNAMPGVRTLNILNADGTVVASNWPELVGDNFRERDYFMMPREHPVADRLYVSPPFKTSLGIFALNVVRVIPGPRGEFAGVIAATLDPEYFTTLLSSVLYSRDMWTAIAHGDGMLFMLIPEGRKTAGKNLAQPGTFFTRHRNSGQETTVHAGIAYLTGEKRLLVWQTVQPPELKMDKPLMVAVSRDLDLIYAGWRRNLLMQGMLFAITALLASLGLYAYQRRQREYESSLAQSSTALRESAERLQMATQAAAMGVWDYNLQTGLLIWDDSMFTIYGTDPASFCSSYHDWSRTVLPEDLPAMEAALQASLGGETPFNCVFRIRRGDGEIRNLSGIGKLYYDPDGAPLRLVGLNEDITERIQAKERLSQAIAAAETANEAKSTFLANMSHEIRTPMNAILGLIYLMHKTGMNLRQQDYIGKIENAATSLLDILNDILDFSKVEAGRMELERVPFDLNDLLRKLSVILSANAGHKQLEIVFDIDSRVPGTLVGDPLRLQQVLINLAGNAVKFTEQGEVVLSVSMAQTDAGQVSLDFSISDTGIGISRENLDRIFDGFTQAEISTNRKFGGTGLGLAISSRLVRLMGGGIQVASKQGRGSTFSFRVAFDLPAPRSTPDAVTVPYQPPAACRQDRSPRCLEGVRILVAEDNYFNQLVSREILEDMGARVVIAGNGREAVERVASGEFSFDVVLMDVQMPIMDGYQATREIRDSVGEKGLPIIAMTANAFEVDRQRCLEAGMNDHLAKPLDVEKLVATLERYCTLDRSTAKQVSGQTADLPLDAEEVAGLPGLDLPRTIRRMNGNRLLYGQMARMACTGHIDIVQRLERLIHSGDTAAAGQLLHTFRGVMINLGAAQLGECAGTFEAALHQGSTGEDHRALLARLERLCNEAFASLRIIVKRYGQGEPTPTTAAWSAPSDETPAQAPRPAP, from the coding sequence ATGAAAAACCTTTCTCCGAAAAAACGGCTGCCATCCCAATGGATCATGCTGGGCATGACCCTGCTGCTCCTGGGCGCTCCCATGGGGCTGAACCTGTACCTGGAGCGTGGCCGCATCACGTCACGGGTACAGGAACGCTTGGTGACCCAGGCACGGGTGATCCAGAAAAACCTGGCCTGGAACCTGGATGCGACCAACAAGGTGCTGAGCGATATCCAGCAGGAGCTGTCGCGGAACGGCAAGAACACCTACACCGCCAGGCAGCTCGGCGTCATCACCAACGCCATGCCAGGGGTACGGACCCTGAACATCCTCAACGCCGACGGAACCGTCGTCGCCTCCAACTGGCCCGAGCTGGTCGGTGATAATTTCAGGGAACGGGACTACTTCATGATGCCCCGGGAGCATCCCGTTGCCGACAGGCTGTACGTCTCCCCCCCTTTCAAGACCTCCCTGGGAATTTTTGCCTTGAACGTGGTGCGCGTAATCCCCGGCCCACGCGGCGAATTTGCCGGGGTCATTGCCGCCACGCTGGATCCGGAGTATTTCACCACGCTGCTCTCGTCGGTGCTCTACAGCAGGGACATGTGGACCGCCATCGCCCATGGCGATGGAATGCTGTTCATGCTGATTCCGGAAGGGCGAAAGACGGCCGGCAAGAACCTGGCCCAGCCCGGAACATTCTTCACCAGGCATCGTAACAGCGGGCAGGAAACCACCGTTCATGCCGGCATTGCCTACCTGACCGGAGAAAAGCGCCTTCTGGTCTGGCAAACGGTCCAGCCCCCGGAACTGAAAATGGACAAACCCCTGATGGTGGCGGTCAGCCGGGACCTGGACCTCATTTATGCCGGCTGGCGCCGCAACCTGCTGATGCAGGGCATGCTCTTCGCGATCACCGCGCTGCTTGCCTCGCTGGGGCTGTATGCCTATCAACGGCGCCAGCGCGAATACGAAAGCAGCCTGGCCCAATCATCCACCGCATTAAGGGAAAGCGCCGAGCGCCTTCAGATGGCGACGCAGGCGGCCGCCATGGGGGTATGGGATTACAACCTGCAAACCGGCCTTCTGATTTGGGACGACTCCATGTTCACCATCTACGGAACCGACCCGGCCTCCTTTTGTTCGAGCTATCATGATTGGAGCCGGACGGTGCTGCCTGAAGATCTCCCGGCGATGGAGGCGGCCCTGCAGGCCTCACTCGGCGGTGAGACCCCTTTCAACTGCGTCTTCCGCATCCGCCGGGGGGATGGAGAAATCCGCAATCTCAGCGGCATTGGCAAGCTCTATTACGATCCGGACGGCGCCCCCCTGCGCCTGGTCGGCCTCAACGAGGACATTACCGAGCGGATACAGGCCAAGGAGCGGCTGAGCCAGGCGATTGCGGCTGCCGAGACGGCCAATGAGGCAAAAAGCACCTTCCTGGCGAACATGAGCCATGAGATCCGCACGCCGATGAACGCCATCCTGGGACTGATATACCTGATGCACAAAACCGGGATGAATCTGCGCCAGCAGGACTACATCGGGAAGATAGAAAACGCGGCCACGTCGCTGCTGGACATTCTCAACGACATTCTCGACTTCTCCAAGGTAGAGGCGGGTCGAATGGAACTGGAGCGGGTCCCCTTCGACCTGAACGATCTGCTGCGCAAGCTGTCGGTGATCCTTTCAGCCAATGCCGGGCACAAGCAGCTTGAGATCGTTTTCGACATCGACTCGCGTGTCCCCGGCACGCTGGTGGGGGACCCGCTGCGCCTGCAGCAGGTGCTGATCAACCTGGCCGGAAATGCCGTTAAATTCACGGAACAGGGCGAAGTGGTCCTGTCCGTATCGATGGCACAGACCGATGCCGGCCAGGTGAGTCTCGATTTTTCCATCAGTGATACCGGCATCGGCATCAGCCGGGAAAACCTCGACCGGATCTTCGATGGTTTTACCCAGGCCGAAATATCCACCAATCGGAAGTTTGGCGGCACCGGCCTGGGACTGGCCATCAGCAGCCGCCTGGTGCGCCTGATGGGGGGCGGCATCCAGGTAGCCAGCAAACAGGGCCGAGGCAGTACGTTCAGCTTTCGGGTCGCTTTTGATCTACCGGCGCCGCGTTCTACGCCGGATGCGGTTACCGTCCCGTACCAGCCCCCCGCCGCTTGCAGACAGGACCGGTCGCCGCGCTGCCTGGAGGGGGTGCGGATACTGGTTGCGGAAGACAACTACTTCAATCAGCTGGTTTCGCGCGAGATCCTGGAGGATATGGGTGCCCGGGTGGTGATCGCCGGGAACGGGCGCGAGGCGGTGGAGCGAGTGGCTTCAGGCGAGTTTTCCTTCGATGTCGTACTGATGGACGTGCAGATGCCGATCATGGACGGTTACCAAGCCACGCGGGAGATTCGTGATTCCGTAGGGGAAAAAGGGCTCCCGATCATCGCCATGACCGCCAATGCCTTCGAGGTTGATCGGCAGCGCTGTCTTGAGGCGGGAATGAATGATCATCTGGCAAAGCCGCTCGATGTGGAGAAACTGGTGGCGACCCTGGAGCGGTACTGCACGCTGGATCGATCGACGGCAAAGCAGGTCTCCGGCCAGACTGCGGACCTCCCGCTGGATGCCGAAGAAGTGGCCGGGCTGCCCGGCCTTGACCTGCCCAGGACGATCAGGAGGATGAACGGCAACCGTCTGCTTTACGGTCAGATGGCCCGCATGGCATGCACCGGGCATATCGATATCGTACAGCGCCTGGAGCGGCTGATCCATTCCGGAGACACTGCGGCCGCCGGGCAGTTGCTGCACACCTTCAGAGGGGTCATGATCAATCTGGGCGCCGCCCAACTCGGGGAGTGTGCCGGAACATTCGAAGCGGCCCTGCACCAAGGCAGTACCGGGGAAGACCACAGGGCGCTCCTTGCCAGACTGGAACGTCTCTGCAATGAGGCGTTCGCTTCCCTGCGCATCATCGTGAAACGGTACGGCCAGGGGGAGCCTACGCCTACGACAGCAGCCTGGTCAGCGCCATCGGATGAAACGCCAGCCCAAGCACCCCGGCCAGCCCCATGA
- a CDS encoding DUF4337 domain-containing protein: MSEIQELREQLDRSDAKNRLNNLVAISVAIISVFMAVTKVKDDNIVQAMLQAKSDAVDSWNEYQSKKLKHHMAELGLSQAQALRTLAKGPMEVVLERQQKGFQETIVRYQAEEEALMKKAKGFDKQYDDLNYRDDQFDLSDATLSISLAMLAITALTGKRSLLFLAWTLAGFGIVMGLAGVLGLAFHPMALTRLLS, translated from the coding sequence ATGAGCGAAATTCAGGAACTCCGGGAACAACTCGATCGGTCAGATGCAAAAAACCGACTCAACAATCTGGTGGCAATAAGTGTGGCCATCATTTCCGTTTTCATGGCCGTCACCAAGGTCAAGGACGATAACATCGTGCAGGCCATGCTGCAGGCCAAGTCCGACGCCGTGGACAGCTGGAACGAGTACCAGTCCAAAAAGCTCAAGCATCACATGGCGGAACTGGGGCTGAGTCAGGCCCAGGCGCTCCGGACACTGGCCAAAGGACCGATGGAGGTGGTGCTGGAGCGCCAGCAGAAGGGGTTTCAGGAGACGATAGTGCGGTACCAGGCGGAAGAAGAGGCGCTGATGAAAAAAGCGAAGGGATTCGACAAACAGTACGACGACCTGAATTACCGCGACGACCAGTTCGACCTTTCCGACGCCACCCTTTCGATTTCCCTGGCCATGCTGGCGATCACCGCCCTCACCGGGAAACGCTCGCTGCTTTTCCTGGCCTGGACGCTCGCCGGGTTCGGAATCGTCATGGGGCTGGCCGGGGTGCTTGGGCTGGCGTTTCATCCGATGGCGCTGACCAGGCTGCTGTCGTAG
- a CDS encoding short chain dehydrogenase has product MRILLVGGTGTIGREVARALQTEHEVLSASRSSVMLQVDIAEPESVEAMFRKIGACDAVVCAAGDARFASLDELQYDDFLFSFRNKLMGQINLVRIGRNFISDNGSFTLTSGVLARTPMPGSSAVSMVNAGLEGFVRAAQLELERGMRVNVVSPVWVQETLQALGRDPSIGMPAARVARAYVAGVTGTMKGMVLDVRDFA; this is encoded by the coding sequence ATGCGCATTTTACTGGTCGGCGGCACCGGAACAATCGGCCGGGAGGTTGCCAGGGCGCTGCAGACGGAGCACGAGGTGTTGAGCGCAAGCCGCAGCAGCGTCATGCTGCAGGTGGACATTGCCGAGCCGGAGAGTGTGGAGGCGATGTTTCGCAAAATCGGGGCCTGCGATGCCGTGGTATGCGCCGCCGGTGACGCCCGCTTCGCTTCCCTGGACGAACTGCAGTACGACGACTTCCTGTTCAGTTTTCGCAACAAGCTGATGGGACAGATCAACCTGGTCCGGATCGGCCGGAACTTCATCAGTGACAACGGTTCGTTCACCCTTACCAGTGGTGTGCTGGCCCGCACGCCGATGCCGGGCAGCAGCGCGGTCAGCATGGTCAACGCCGGCCTGGAGGGGTTTGTGCGTGCTGCTCAGCTGGAGCTGGAACGGGGAATGCGGGTGAACGTGGTCAGCCCGGTCTGGGTGCAGGAGACCCTGCAGGCCCTGGGCCGCGATCCCTCCATCGGAATGCCGGCGGCCCGGGTCGCGCGGGCCTACGTGGCCGGAGTCACCGGCACCATGAAGGGGATGGTATTGGATGTAAGGGACTTTGCATGA
- a CDS encoding peptidylprolyl isomerase, producing MARATARHILVASKEVCEDLKQQIEAGADFAAVAKQHSLCPSGKQGGELGSFGPGQMVKEFDQAVFTGEVGTVLGPIQTQFGYHLLEVTSRTP from the coding sequence ATGGCACGAGCCACTGCCCGCCACATCCTGGTGGCAAGCAAGGAGGTCTGCGAGGACCTGAAACAGCAGATTGAAGCAGGAGCCGACTTTGCAGCTGTCGCAAAGCAGCATTCCCTCTGCCCCTCGGGCAAACAGGGGGGAGAACTGGGCTCGTTCGGCCCGGGCCAGATGGTCAAGGAATTCGACCAGGCCGTATTCACCGGTGAAGTCGGCACGGTGCTCGGCCCGATCCAGACCCAGTTCGGCTACCACCTGCTGGAGGTCACCAGCCGTACCCCGTAA
- a CDS encoding SDR family oxidoreductase, translated as MTYKDGRVAVVTGGGQGIGKGIALRLARDGMRVVIADIDGEAAAETAAELGPQVMGLTLDVADEAAVTELMDMIGGRFGRLDALVTCAGIAAPVGAPVERLELDDWNRVLAVNLTGTFLCCKHAVTLLRTCQGSIVTIASTRALQSEPDTLAYSASKGGIVALTHALAVSLGPEIRVNCISPGWIAVDDWRKSTRRSPPALSAGDHAQHPAGRVGRPEDVAALAAYLISAEAGFVTGQNFVVDGGMTRKMIYAE; from the coding sequence ATGACGTACAAGGATGGCAGGGTGGCTGTGGTGACCGGCGGGGGCCAGGGGATCGGCAAGGGGATCGCCCTGCGGTTGGCACGGGACGGGATGCGAGTGGTGATTGCCGACATCGATGGCGAGGCGGCGGCAGAGACCGCTGCTGAACTGGGGCCACAGGTCATGGGGCTGACACTGGACGTGGCTGATGAGGCGGCCGTGACCGAGCTGATGGATATGATCGGCGGGCGCTTCGGACGGCTGGATGCCCTGGTCACCTGTGCCGGAATCGCCGCGCCGGTGGGGGCGCCGGTGGAGCGGCTGGAGCTGGATGACTGGAACAGGGTGCTGGCGGTCAACCTGACCGGCACCTTTCTGTGCTGCAAGCACGCTGTCACACTTCTGCGCACATGCCAGGGGAGCATCGTCACCATCGCATCCACGCGGGCCCTGCAATCCGAGCCGGACACTCTGGCCTACAGCGCCAGTAAGGGGGGCATCGTGGCCCTGACCCATGCCCTGGCGGTCAGCCTGGGGCCGGAGATCCGGGTGAACTGCATCAGCCCCGGCTGGATAGCGGTCGACGACTGGCGCAAGAGCACCCGACGCAGCCCCCCGGCCCTCAGTGCCGGCGACCATGCCCAGCATCCGGCCGGCCGGGTGGGGCGGCCGGAGGATGTGGCAGCCCTGGCAGCCTACCTGATCTCAGCGGAGGCCGGTTTCGTCACCGGCCAGAATTTCGTGGTTGACGGCGGCATGACCCGCAAAATGATCTACGCCGAATAA
- a CDS encoding multidrug effflux MFS transporter — protein sequence MGIHSAASAIHPSEMTRGQLTRLVLVLGALTAFSAMSIDMYLPAFPQIARDLQVPLGTVQLSISAFLFGSAGGQLFYGPLADRYGRRLPLLIGLALYIVSAVGCASVHTGTGLLFWRVVMAVGGGAGMVISRAVVRDLYDTAEAAKMFSLLMLIMGAAPILAPMFGGQILLVAGWRSIFIFMATFGIISLCASIAFLPESLPVERRSSRRMAEMATIYGHLLKNRRYLLYAIALGCVSGINFSYISGVPFMFIELHGVSPQNFGLFFGANACGLIGASQLNRRLLRRFTAEGIVHAAFTANAVAALLLTAAILTGIGGFPLQVMLIFICLCMTGLLYPNLTALAMAPFEKAAGSASALLGAIQYTLGASAGALVGIFHNGTAVPMAAVMAACALAGWLAAVGPRLTGRRN from the coding sequence ATGGGAATACATTCCGCAGCATCCGCCATTCACCCGTCCGAGATGACCAGGGGACAGTTGACGAGGCTTGTTCTGGTTCTCGGAGCCCTGACCGCTTTCAGCGCCATGTCGATCGACATGTACCTGCCCGCCTTTCCGCAGATCGCCCGCGACCTGCAGGTGCCGCTCGGCACGGTGCAGCTCTCCATCTCCGCCTTCCTCTTCGGCTCGGCTGGGGGGCAGCTTTTCTACGGGCCGCTGGCCGACCGTTACGGCAGGCGCCTGCCGCTTCTGATCGGCCTTGCGCTCTATATCGTCTCCGCTGTGGGTTGTGCCAGTGTGCATACCGGCACCGGTCTGCTCTTCTGGCGGGTAGTGATGGCGGTGGGGGGCGGGGCCGGCATGGTTATTTCCCGCGCGGTGGTGCGCGATCTCTATGATACCGCCGAGGCGGCAAAGATGTTTTCCCTCCTGATGCTGATCATGGGGGCGGCGCCGATCCTGGCCCCCATGTTCGGCGGGCAGATCCTGCTAGTTGCCGGTTGGCGGAGCATCTTCATATTTATGGCCACCTTCGGCATCATCTCCCTCTGCGCATCGATCGCCTTTCTGCCGGAATCCCTGCCGGTCGAGCGGCGCAGCAGCCGTCGCATGGCGGAGATGGCAACCATCTACGGCCACCTGCTGAAAAACCGCCGCTACCTGCTGTACGCCATCGCCCTCGGGTGCGTCTCCGGCATAAACTTTTCCTACATCTCGGGCGTGCCCTTCATGTTCATCGAGCTGCACGGCGTATCACCCCAGAACTTCGGGCTCTTCTTCGGCGCCAATGCCTGCGGCCTGATCGGGGCCTCGCAGCTCAATCGCAGGCTGCTGCGGCGTTTCACCGCCGAAGGCATCGTGCATGCGGCCTTTACGGCAAATGCAGTTGCGGCGCTGCTGCTCACGGCAGCGATCCTCACCGGTATCGGCGGATTCCCGCTGCAGGTCATGCTCATCTTCATCTGTCTCTGCATGACCGGACTGTTGTATCCGAACCTGACCGCCCTGGCCATGGCGCCGTTCGAAAAGGCGGCCGGAAGCGCCTCGGCGCTCCTCGGCGCGATCCAGTACACCCTTGGGGCCAGTGCAGGTGCCCTGGTCGGAATTTTCCACAACGGCACGGCCGTGCCGATGGCAGCAGTCATGGCGGCCTGCGCGCTGGCAGGATGGCTGGCCGCGGTCGGCCCGCGCCTTACCGGGCGCAGAAACTGA
- a CDS encoding MarR family winged helix-turn-helix transcriptional regulator, whose product MTISIPKYRLEKSLGHLAARFSRVVLRRINIALAQEGLPITADQYSFLIQLWERNGLPQGVLAEKTVKDKTTMARLAAGLESIGLIVRVPSTTDARERLVFLSDEGKRIMDRATLLVREIIGEAQQGIDEAQLETCRDVLRRACSNLLK is encoded by the coding sequence ATGACGATTTCCATACCCAAATACAGGCTGGAAAAGTCGCTCGGACACCTGGCGGCACGCTTTTCAAGGGTGGTGCTACGGCGGATCAACATCGCGCTGGCGCAGGAGGGGCTGCCCATAACCGCGGATCAGTATTCCTTTCTCATCCAGCTCTGGGAACGCAACGGGCTGCCGCAGGGGGTACTGGCCGAAAAAACGGTCAAGGACAAGACCACCATGGCGCGCCTGGCCGCCGGCCTGGAGTCCATCGGGCTGATCGTCCGGGTACCGAGCACGACCGATGCCCGCGAGCGCCTGGTGTTCCTCTCCGACGAGGGTAAACGGATCATGGATCGCGCTACCCTGCTGGTCCGGGAGATCATCGGGGAGGCGCAGCAGGGAATCGACGAGGCGCAGCTGGAAACCTGCCGCGACGTGCTGCGACGCGCCTGCAGCAATCTCTTGAAATAA